Genomic window (Scleropages formosus chromosome 16, fSclFor1.1, whole genome shotgun sequence):
CTGACAGACTGTAGAGCAGAAAGAAATATGTACCTGACATAGGAGTTGATCAGAGGAGAAcaaatgttatgtttatttttgtactttaagGACATAAACAACCTTGCACATAACATAAACATCATTTTTGTGCTATAttacaacattaaaaaacatgTCACTGAATTGTGGGCGTATAGCCAGCCTGAAATAGGTGGGGACATTTCCAACAATGTGAGTGAAACCATGTATGTAATTCAAAAGTGTAATCTGGCTTGAAAGACTTGTAAATGCATGCTCGTAAAAATCTAATTGTAAAAAATAAGGTGTCTGGAAATATTTGTTGAGCAAAATTaacaacagatgttttatttctgtgttatttCGAAAAACATGGCATGCGTTACAAAACATATACTTCATAGTATAAGCGCTACACTGTCTGCAAATTTCAAGAAAAGGTCCCAAATTACACTAAGATAACAATTCTGAGGGTCAAGGCTAGGTTTTCCACACTAGCAACTGACCTTCAGTCTGCTATATTATACCGCATATTTCAAACGTTCCCATTTTCAAGCTGAATTATATTGTTCCCTGTCGTGTAACCTGGAATTTACAAAAGAACTATAACACAAAAAGAACtataacacaaaaataaaaaatattttataaaattatgtGGTATAATTTATATCTCTGCACGGCACTTGCATGATAGTTTATTCATCTTCAAATATACTTCAGTGACATATATATAAGAAAGAATGCAGCTTTTCATGAATACCCTTGACAACTAATTCTGAATGCAAAACATGAACATATTCCTTGAATCAACAGAGTGGCAATCATTTGTGGTGTCAGCATGTGTCATTTGTATCAACTTTCACCTCCTCAgcggcaaagaaaaaaataaatacctttgATTCGTGGCTGTCTTTTTTAAATACCCACTGATGGCatccagttaaaaaataaaaagttatgtTGACTAATATTACACAGAGAACAGATTGAACGACAGCACAACAGTTTGAATGCTAGCCCTCTTCGCAGTTCTGCAAGAGATCTCCGCTCCCTGGGGAACGTTCAGCTTTTTCACAGGCACAGCGAGATAACACACAGATTTAATTTGCTGCTCTGAAAAGCTGCAGTTGCCCCTTGTTTTTGCAGTAGCCGGTTTGGCAGGTGATGCTTCCTATCATCAGACGGGTCACTCTGGTGAACTAGACACCTTGAGCTGAAGACAGAAGAAGGTCTCTTACATCATTATGCTTTGAAAGCCCAAAAGCCTTATGTGCAAATTGGCAATATATAGATGCATCAAAACTTTTAGCAACCGCCTGCAGAGAATGACAAGGATATGACATGATTTCCCGCAAGAGTGCACAATCTGTTTGGTTGATTTACAGTACAGCACTGTAAACATGAAAGTAAACTGTCAAAAGTATTCTCACATTAGTCCTTCAAAACGGAAAGAACGTCTTATAGCTAAATTTGGACTTAATCATTTTTAGATTGTCAAGGCCAGGAAAGCAGTGGAAGGTCACCACACGGTCAGCGTCACTTGCTTTAGTACAGTGGCATACACGGTAAGGGTCACCAGGCTAAACCTGTTCAAGATTTTTTCCAAGACTTGCAGAGAATTTTTTGGAATGCTCTCCGGAAGTCTTGGTTGAAGATGGTGTAAATGACAGGATTCAGTGAGCTGTTGCAGTAGCCAATCCAAAAGAAGAACTTAAAGAGTGTCTCTGGGATCTTACAAGATTCCCGGCAAACCCCATACAGGCTGTagctgaagaagaaaggaaaccAGCAGACCACAAAGACCCCCATTACAACTGCCAGCACAAAGGTGAACCTCTTCTCCCTCGCCTGGGAGATTTTCTTGCGAGACATTGTGTTCCTCCTCCGCCGGCGTGAGGAGAAAAGCTCCATGGATTTGTTACTGGCCCTGGACATGCGGCTGGAGTGTTTGGAGAGCGAGCTGCTCTTTCGGCCCGCCCCCCTCTCCTTCTTGGAGCTCCCGTCCTGCGGCTGCTTGGTTTTCTCATCTGAGGAGCTGCTCTCCTCAAGGTCCAGCTCATCCTCCTCCCCGGGCTTCTGCTCGTTGGCCATGGGTCGGCAGTGTCCGTTCTCCTTGTCACCATTTGCGTTGCAGGAGGTGCCTTTGTTCAAGCCGTTCTCAGCGTGGGCGCTCCCATCTGTCCCGTGCTTCTTCTCGGACATGTTCCTTCTCCTGGTTTTGGCCACTTGGTATATTCTTATGTACACCAGGATCATGATAATACAGGGAGCAAAAAAGGATCCAATGCTGGAGGAGAGGATGTACCAGGTTTCATCGTTTAACTCGCACTGCGGGTGGTCGATGTTGTCCGTGTTTCTGTCCATCGAGATTAAGGGCGGGAAAGAGATGACCGCTGAGATGAGCCACACCACCACGATCATGCACTTCACCCTTCTAGGTGTCCGTTTCAGGTTGTACTCGACGGCTTGCGTTACGGACCAGTAGCGGTCCAAGCTGATAGCGCACAGATGCACGATGGAGGACGTGCAAAAGAGGACATCTAAGGCCAAGTAAATGTCGCACCAAACTT
Coding sequences:
- the adra2c gene encoding alpha-2C adrenergic receptor; translated protein: MDFITEASSEMDFFNLSGASNASPVTFPHAPPLSKEGTGGRYSLASTAGLAALVSFLIAFTIVGNVLVVIAVLTSRALKPPQNLFLVSLASADILVATLVMPFSLANELMGYWFFGKVWCDIYLALDVLFCTSSIVHLCAISLDRYWSVTQAVEYNLKRTPRRVKCMIVVVWLISAVISFPPLISMDRNTDNIDHPQCELNDETWYILSSSIGSFFAPCIIMILVYIRIYQVAKTRRRNMSEKKHGTDGSAHAENGLNKGTSCNANGDKENGHCRPMANEQKPGEEDELDLEESSSSDEKTKQPQDGSSKKERGAGRKSSSLSKHSSRMSRASNKSMELFSSRRRRRNTMSRKKISQAREKRFTFVLAVVMGVFVVCWFPFFFSYSLYGVCRESCKIPETLFKFFFWIGYCNSSLNPVIYTIFNQDFRRAFQKILCKSWKKS